The following DNA comes from Castanea sativa cultivar Marrone di Chiusa Pesio chromosome 10, ASM4071231v1.
atatatatatatatatgaggtgGATCTTAAAAATCGTGGTTATAACAAGTGGTTACCCTCCTCTTTTGCTACGTGCATAATAAAAGAGTCCTTATGACATTATAAATACGTCAAAAGTATTGAGTGAATTCTACTCTTGATGAAGCTCTGTTAAgtttgaattcatattttgattaaaattccatcatttgaagtttgaaaatttttaaaagaaattattcttattattttaaaattattttattcatctaccataatttttagttttgatgaaaaaaaaaatcgatctCACACGATAAGCTTCTGTCATATAATTTAAggtcattttttattaattatttaaatgatgGATTTCACTAATGTTTGTGATCTTTCTTTATTCTACCTAATTATATAAATGATGGGTttcactaatattttttttatcttactttATTTTACCTAATTATCTAAAATGGGTTTCATTAATATATGTgatcttttctttattttacatctaaattttaattaactcaTGCATTGCTCTGGCATAATTCTAGTTCCTATCAGAAAGTGAGATTATTGAATCTTGTGTAGGTGACACATTCACCCGAAGGAATGGAGACACTGCGGTACTTTCTGTTTGAGGTTTGTGGAATCAATGCTGGATGGAAGAtggaaaatgttatggatgAAGAAATAAAAGTGATCAAACGCACAGTGGGGCCTGAAGATCATGTAATATGTGCCTTATCAGGTGGTGTGGATTCCACCGTTGCCGCTACTCTTGTCCATAAGGCAATTGGAGATAGGCTTCATTGTATTTTTGTTGACAACGGTTTATTGAGGTAACAGAGCGAGCAGCTTTTTCCTATAGTACCAAAAAGATAAATAGTTCCATACTTGTCTTTTCGAAGatttatataatgtaaaacATTTATGTATAAGTTATAGACCTTAATATATCTCTTGTGTCTCTTCGTCACaaggtttatttttattttttttaagactatGGTTTCTGTTTCCTATAGGTATAAGGAGAGAGAACGTGTGATGGAAACCTTTGAAAGTGATCTTCATTTACCTGTTACTTGTGTTGATGCGACGGATCAATTTCTTGGCAAGCTGAAAGGTGTGGTAGATCCTGAAAcgaaaaggaaaattattgggAAGGAATTTATTTCCATATTTGATGACTTTGCCCAAGAGTTGGAGCAAAAACTAGGAAAAAGGCCGTCTTACTTGGTCCAGGGGACTTTGTATCCGGATGTAATTGAATCTTGCCCACCACCTGGATCTGGAAGGACCCACTCTCATACGATCAAGAGCCACCATAATGTTGGAGGTCTTCCTAAGGACATGAAATTGAAGCTCATTGAACCACTTAAACTTCTATTTAAGGATGAGGTGTCCATTTCAGCCTTCCAAGTTGCTTGTATGTACTTATCTGTATGATTTTTGTCATAATCTGATGTTATTTGGTTGTTACTTTTTAATGTTTAAAGGTCCGTCAACTAGGAAGGATATTGAATGTTCCTGAGCCATTTTTAAAGCGCCATCCATTCCCTGGGCCTGGCCTTGCGGTACGAGTGTTAGGTGATGTAACTCAAGGCAATGCATTAGATATCCTCCGCCAGGTATATATGGTTTTTATCCATTCATGGACTCATTGGCTATCTGGGTTTACCTTTCGACATTCATCTCTTATGAATGTCCCCCCTCTCCAGGTCGATGAGATTTTCATTCAATCAATCAAGGATGCTGGGCTCTATGATTCAATATGGCAAGCTTTTGCTGTCTTTTTGCCAGTAAGATCAGTTGGagttcaaggtgatcaaagaacACATTCTCATGTTGTTGCTCTGAGAGCTGTTACCAGTCAAGATGGAATGACAGCGGATTggtaaacctttttttttttcttttttctttttttctgctGCTATGCATTTTTTATACCTTCTAGCAACCCTTGCTGTATAAGTTGGGAATGTGGCtgcttaaaaatattttcatgtcaattgctGGATAGATGAATATTCTAGGTATCATAGCTACCACCCTTTAGTTATGCATCTGTGTAGGAAAGTACCCTAGAGGTTTGTAAATTATGAAAGAGCTTAAGCTTTTGAGAGTGGCCAAGAGTGACCCCGTTTCTGTCAAGCACTTAAgcttttgaaaatttctttACGTATACATATATGGCTCATATATGGAGTTTCCCTTGTAATTGTAGGTGGCTATTTTTCCTCaggttttgttattttgttctaATCCAGAGGCTACGAAGACTTTGGTCTGGTCTTCAACCATTTAGACAGCTCAAGATTGAGCAGCTTGACTGTTCTTAGATTTGTATTCATATATGTACATTGGCATATATTCTAGAAACGTGAAACTGAGGTCTATATATATTTGCCTTCTGCCTCAAGACTGGTAATTGCAATTTGCCACAAGTGAGAGTGAGATGGTGCAAGTGATGAACGGGACATTAGATGTGTCACCTCATCTTATGTAGCCTACCCATATCTTCCCACAACTATCTTACCCTTCTATGCTCCATTCTTGCCATAATGTATACCATCATCCATGGCAGTGGACAATTAAGTatcttattttgaatttaagaaTATTCTTGCATGCTCACTTTCTAAGAAAATATTTACACTATTTTATTCACTGTTGCTGTGCAATCTTCCCAGAAAATTAATGTAAGGTTGTAATCTTTTTTTCATCTGTGCAATTTTAAGTGCTCCTCTGTTGTATTTTACACTCTTTTTTCCCTCCCccctttgaaaatttgaaattccaGGTACTATTTTGAGCACAAGTTCCTTGATGATGTGTCGCGAAAGATCTGCAACAGTGTTCGAGGGGTAAACCGAGTTGTTCAAGACATTACATCAAAGCCTCCATCAACAATTGAGTGGGAATGATGCCATGTCAAACGCTTACGGCTTAATGAGAAGTGAGTTATAATCCCCATGCTTGTACATGGATCTAGGTGTTGACCGTTTAGAAAGTTTTAATTATTTCCTCCAAAATTAGGAAGGTTGGCTGGAAGGAATTTGTCAAAGCTTGATTTACAGTGCAAGTGATTTGGTCTAAGGTCTGTGCTCATAGAAAATATTTCCTGGTAATGGACAACATCATAAATGTTTGTGGAACTTAATGATTAAAAGTTATGGTTCTACATTTTGGCAGTCTGTGTTGGTTTTTTGAAATCTTGTTGGCTTTTAGAAGTATGTCATTCTTGTGCTTAATTTGCATGTGCGCGCAATTTTGGTTTTCTACACAACGTAGGCGtggttttatttgatatttttctagAGTTGTGATATATAACATTAAGAACTGTGTTGGCAAGGGCTGAGCTGTGTACCCGTTGCCACCTTCATTTCTCTGTTGCTGAATGTGGAATAGTGCTTCTCAAGTTCCCAACAAGCACATGTTTAAGGGTAAGATAAAGTGGGTCTTCCCTTTATGGCTGTGGTTTCACCAGCATGTTGATTATTATATAGCTTATAATCATACACAAAATGTGTT
Coding sequences within:
- the LOC142613776 gene encoding uncharacterized protein LOC142613776; this encodes MDGNAVKADLVLILDFGSQYTHLITRRIRSLSIFSLCISGTSKLSDITSHNPRVVILSGGPHSVHTPDSPSFPPGFPEWAEANGVVVLGICYGLQLIVQKLGGEVRVGEKQEYGRMEIEVEKSAALYGSKRVGDRQLVWMSHGDEVARLPDGFEVVARSQQGAVAAVENRVKRFYGLQYHPEVTHSPEGMETLRYFLFEVCGINAGWKMENVMDEEIKVIKRTVGPEDHVICALSGGVDSTVAATLVHKAIGDRLHCIFVDNGLLRYKERERVMETFESDLHLPVTCVDATDQFLGKLKGVVDPETKRKIIGKEFISIFDDFAQELEQKLGKRPSYLVQGTLYPDVIESCPPPGSGRTHSHTIKSHHNVGGLPKDMKLKLIEPLKLLFKDEVRQLGRILNVPEPFLKRHPFPGPGLAVRVLGDVTQGNALDILRQVDEIFIQSIKDAGLYDSIWQAFAVFLPVRSVGVQGDQRTHSHVVALRAVTSQDGMTADWYYFEHKFLDDVSRKICNSVRGVNRVVQDITSKPPSTIEWE